One part of the Arabidopsis thaliana chromosome 1 sequence genome encodes these proteins:
- a CDS encoding SWI-SNF-related chromatin binding protein (SWI-SNF-related chromatin binding protein; BEST Arabidopsis thaliana protein match is: F-box family protein (TAIR:AT1G57580.1); Has 58 Blast hits to 53 proteins in 4 species: Archae - 0; Bacteria - 0; Metazoa - 0; Fungi - 0; Plants - 58; Viruses - 0; Other Eukaryotes - 0 (source: NCBI BLink).) — MKKPVYMKGGLHWLRNDGAIVAFNPETEKARLISIRFPKELCSKTLFTAADNNLILISATEEVFYVYAVENILTDPKWVVLKQIRNGVLDEKMLYSWYPEAYDGKCLMLREILKKDHYKQVLHGYDLRANKWEVIGSIPGWYTSALDFYQFTPSLSSVIGPDAKEEEEILACDHKKISSINSIIRMLDGISS; from the coding sequence ATGAAAAAACCTGTTTATATGAAGGGAGGTCTTCACTGGCTAAGAAATGACGGAGCTATCGTAGCTTTCAACcctgaaacagagaaagcaCGACTGATCTCGATCAGATTCCCCAAAGAACTTTGTTCTAAAACGTTGTTCACAGCCGCAGATAACAATTTAATCTTGATATCGGCGACGGAAGAAGTCTTTTACGTTTATGCAGTAGAGAACATTCTTACTGATCCCAAGTGGGTCGTCTTGAAGCAAATCCGGAACGGGGTACTGGACGAGAAGATGCTATATAGTTGGTACCCGGAGGCTTACGATGGAAAGTGTTTAATGCTGAGGGAGATATTGAAGAAGGACCATTACAAGCAAGTGCTTCATGGGTACGACCTGAGAGCTAATAAGTGGGAAGTCATAGGTTCGATTCCAGGGTGGTACACTTCAGCTCTAGACTTTTATCAGTTTACACCGTCTTTGTCTTCGGTAATAGGACCTGATGccaaggaggaggaagaaataTTGGCTTGTgatcataaaaaaatctcCTCTATAAACTCAATTATTAGAATGCTTGATGGAATCTCATCCTAG